In the Nocardioides panaciterrulae genome, GGTCGCGCCCCGCGCGCCCGTAGACGGGCGGGGGCACGGACCCGGGGCCCGGGCCGGGCGAGGTCTCGGTCATGTGGTGGGGAGGCTCGGGAGGCTCAGACCTCGAGCAGCTCGGCTTCCTTGTTCTTCAGCATCTCGTCGATCGCGTCCGTGTGCTTCTTGGTGATCGAGTCCAGCCGCTTCTCGGCGCCGGTGACGTCGTCCTTGCCGACCTCGCCGTCCTTCTCGAGCTTCTCCAGGCCCTGCTTGGCCGAGCGCCGCAGGTTGCGCACCGCGACCCGGCCGTCCTCGGCCTTGGACCGCGCGACCTTGATGTACTCCTTGCGCCGCTCCTCGGTCAGCTCGGGGAACACGCAGCGGATGACCCTGCCGTCGTCGGCCGGGTTCACGCCGAGGTCGGAGTCGCGGATGGCCCTCTCGATGTTCTTCATCGCGCCCTGGTCGAAGGGCGAGATCAAGATGACGCGGGCCTCGGGTGCGGTGAACGACGCGAGCTGCTGCAGCGGCGTCATCGAGCCGTAGTAGTCCACCACGATCTTGCTGAACATGCCGGGGTGGGCCCGGCCCGCGCGGATCGCCGCGAACTCCTCGCGCGTCGCCTCGACCGACTTGTCCATCTTGCTGTCGGCCTCGTTGAGGATGTCGTTGATCACGGTGTGCTCCTACGTCGTGGGATGTTGCGGCGGGACCGGGCGCTCAGTCGCGCGAGACCGTCGTACCGATCTTCTCACCGGTCACGGCGCGGCCGATGGTGCCCGCCGTCGAGAGGTTGAAGAAGACCATGTCGAGGTCGTTGTCGCGGGCGAGGCTGACCGACGTGGCGTCGGCGACCTTCAGCCCGCGCGCCAGGAACTCGTCGTAGGTCAGCGCGTCGAACATCACCGCGGCAGGGTTCTGGTGCGGGTCGGAGTCGTAGACGCCGTCGACGCCCTGCTTGCCCATCAAGATGACCTCGCAGCGCGTCTCGAGCGCCCGCTGGGCCGCCACGGTGTCGGTGGAGAAGAACGGCATGCCGGCGCCGGCGCCGAAGATGACGACTCGACCCTTCTCGAGGTGCCGGATGGCGCGCCGGGGGATGTACGGCTCGGCCACCTGGCCCATGGTGATCGCGGTCTGGACGCGCGTCTCGACGCCGTGCTTCTCGATGAAGTCCTGGAGCGCCAGGCAGTTCATCACCGTGCCCAGCATGCCCATGTAGTCGGCCCGCGCGCGCTCCATGCCGCGCTGCTGGAGCTCCGCGCCCCGGAAGAAGTTGCCACCTCCCACGACGATCGCCACCTGGACACCCGAACGGGCGACCTCGGCGATCTCCGCGGCGATCGCGTTGATGACGTCGAGGTCCAGCCCCACCTGACCACCGCCGAACACCTCGCCGGACAGCTTGAGCAGGACTCGCTTGTAGCCGGTCATCCAGGACCTCCCTGATCGTCGTCGCCCACCTGCAACCTATCGGATCCGGCCGGTCCGGCCCGACTCGGCCGTCGTCCCTCGCGACCGGCTCGGGCCCGGCCACGACCAGACGGCGGCACCCGGTCTCGGTGTGGGCTGCTGGAGTAGCACAGGGCCGGTCCGGCGAGCGGTGAAGCTCGCGGGACCGGCCCCTGGTGCGGACGCTGCGGTCAGGCGCCGACCTCGAAGCGGGCGAACCGCTTCAGGGTGGTGCCGGACGCGTCGAGGACCGCCTTGACGGTCTTCTTGTTCTCGGTCACCGACGGCTGCTCGAGCAGCACGACGTCCTTGAAGAAGCCGTTGAGGCGACCCTCGGTGATCTTGGCGATCGCCTGCTCGGGCTTGCCCTCCTCGCGCGAGGTGGCCTCGGCGATCTCGCGCTCCTTGGCGACGATGTCCGCCGGGACCTCGTCGCGGCTGAGGTACTGCGGGCGCATCGCGGCGATCTGCATCGCGGCGGCACGGGCGGCGTCGGCGTCACCGTCGTACTCGACGAGGACACCCACGGCCGGCGGCAGGTCCGCGGCGCGCTTGTGCATGTAGGCGACGACCGGGCCGGCGAAGTGGACGTACTGGCCCAGCTCGATCTTCTCGCCGATCGAGATCGCCAGCCCCTCGACGACCTCGCCGACGGTCTGGGTGCCGAGCGGGACGGCCTTGAGCGCCTCGACGTCGGCCGGAGCGGCCTCGGACGCGGCGTCGGCGATCTTCTGGGCGGTGGCGACGAAGTCCTCGCCCTTGGCCACGAAGTCGGTCTCGCACTTGAGCTCGACCAGGACGCCCGGGGCGTGCGCCACCAGACCGGCGGAGGCCTCGCGCTCGGCGCCACGCTTGGCGGCCTTCGCGGCGCCCTTGACGCGGAGGAGCTCGACGGCCTTCTCGAAGTCGCCGTCGCTCTCGTCCAGCGCCTTCTTGCAGTCCATCATCCCGGCGCCGGTGAGCTCGCGGAGCTTCTTGACGTCGGCCGCGGAGAAGTTAGCCATGTTCCTTCTTCCCTCGAGAGGTGTGGGTGGTGGTTCGGTCGCCGCTGCGCTGTGCGCCGGCCTGGAGGCCGGCGCACAGCGATCGCGCGGGTTCCGTCAGGCCTTGGCCTCGTCGGAGGTGGCGGCCGCGGACTCGGCCGGAGCCTCCTCGGTGGCGGCGGTCTCGGTAGCGGCGGCCTCGGCCGGAGCAGCGGACTCGTCGGTGGCCGCGGCGGCGGCCTCGGTCGACTCGGCGGCCTCGGAGGAGGCGCCGGTGGCCTCGGCGGCCGGGGTCGCCTGGGCGGCGGCGTCGCCGCCGGTGGCCTCGACGGCGGCCTTGTCGGCCTCGCCGCCCAGCAGCTCACGCTCCCACTCGGCCAGCGGCTCCGCGGCAGCCACCTCGGCGGTCTCGCCGCCGGCCTTGCCACCGGAACGGGCGATCAGGCCCTCGGCGACCGCGTCGGCCACGACGCGGGTCAGCAGGCCGACGGAGCGGATCGCGTCGTCGTTGCCCGGGATCGGGAAGTCGACGACGTCGGGGTCGCAGTTGGAGTCCAGGATGCCGATGATCGGGATGCGCAGCTTGCGCGCCTCCTCGACGGCGAGGTGCTCCTTGTTGGTGTCCACGATCCACACCGCGGCGGGGGTCCGGGTCATCTCGCGGATGCCGCCGAGCGACTTGTTGAGCTTGTCGCGCTCGCGACGCATCTGCAGCAGCTCCTTCTTGGTGCGGCTGCTGCTCGCGACGTCGTCGAAGTCGACCTCGTCGAGCTCCTTGAGGCGGTTGATCCGCTGGTGCACGGTCTGGAAGTTGGTGAGCATGCCGCCCAGCCACCGCTGGTTCACGTAGGGCATGCCGACGCGGGTCGCCTGCTCGGCGATCGCCTCCTGCGCCTGCTTCTTGGTGCCGACGAACATGATCGCGCCGCCCTTGGCGACGGTCTCCTTGATGAAGGCGTAGGAGCGGTCGATGTAGGCCAGCGACTGCTGCAGGTCGATGATGTAGATGCCGTTGCGCTCGGTCATGATGAAGCGCTTCATCTTCGGGTTCCAGCGCCGGGTCTGGTGTCCGAAGTGCACGCCGCTCTCGAGAAGCTGGCGCATGGTGACGACTGCCATGTGTGTCTCCTGTGATGTGGAGCGCGACACCGTCCGCCCGCCCTTGGACCAGGACGGGCCGGAGCACGCTCCGATGTGGTTTTCAGTTGCTGCGACCGGGCGGGTGCCCGGCTGCCCTGACGCTCGCGCGAGACCCGGACCTCGCCACGGGGGTGAGGACTGAGGGGCTCGCCCACGGGTGACCGGAGTCCAGAAGCAGGCTCCGACGCGGTCTGCGGGCGTGCGAAGTCGATCCCGCTGGGGATCGCTCCGGCCAGAGTAGTCCAGCCGTGCGCCGGCGGGCGAATCCGTGGCCCGGCAGCCGTCCACCGTGAGGGGTCCGGTCCCGGACGTCCACCGCCGGACCGCCGGACCGAGCGACCACCCGGCCGGCCCGGCAGCCTGTCGGCATGCCCGCACTCATCCCCGACCGGCGCTCGCCGGTCCGGCCCGCTCGCACCGTCGGCCCGCTCCCGCGGGCGCTGCTGGCGCTGGTCCTCCTCGTGCCGGCCCTGCTCGTCCTGGTGCCCACCCCCGGCCTGGCCGCCCCGGTAGACCCGGCAGACCCGGCAGACCCGGTCGGCCAGTGGCCGCTTCGTCCGCGCCCCCAGGTGGTCGCGGGGTTCGACCCACCCGGTTCACCCTGGGGCGCCGGTCACCGGGGCGTGGACCTGCTCGGCCGGCCGGGGCAGTCCGTGCACAGCGCGCTGGCGGGCGTGGTGACCTTCGCCGGCGTGATCGCCGGGCGCGGCGTGGTCGTGGTCGACCACGGCGAGACCCGGACCACCTACGAGCCGGTGCGCGCGGCGGTGACGGTGGGGACGCCGCTGGCGGCCGGGGACCGCCTGGGGATCCTGGAGGGGGCGGGTTCCCACTGCCTGCCCCGCACCTGCCTGCACTGGGGATGGTTGCGCGGCCCGGCGTACCTCGATCCGCTGCGCCTGGTGGGCGCCGGGCCGGTGCGGCTGCTGCCGCTGTGGCGGGCCGCGCCGTCCGGCTTCGTCGCGGTTCCGGGGCCGCTGGCGCCGGCGAGTCCGTACGCCGGCTGGCTTCCCCTGGGCCGGCTGTTCCGCTGAGCCTCTCCAGGTCTCGACACGCCGGTCGCGACCTCGTGCCTCGGTCGCGCGGCTCGCTCGACCACCATCAGCGGATCCGCTGGCGCGTCTCCAGGTCTCGACACGCCGGTCGCGACCTCGTGCCTCGGTCGCGCGGCTCGCTCGACCACCATCAGCGGATCCGCTGGCGCGTCTCCGCTAGGCGCGGGGGTGCGCCTGCTGGTAGGCCCGGCGCAGCCGGTCGGTGGTGACGTGGGTGTAGAGCTGGGTGGTGGCCAGGGAGGCGTGGCCGAGCAGCTCCTGGACCGAACGCAGGTCCGCACCGCCCTCCAGCAGGTGCGTGGCGGCGCTGTGCCGCAGCCCGTGCGGGCCGATGTCGGGGGCGCCGGGGACGTCGGCGATGCGGCGGTGCACCAGCGTCCGTACGGCCCGTGGGTCGATCCGTCGTCCGCGCGCGCCCAGGAACAGCGCCGGGCCCGAGCCGTCGACCAGGAGGTGCGGCCGGCCGTGCCGGAGCCAGAAGTCCAGGGCGCGCGCGGCCGGCCGGCCGAACGGCACCGAGCGCTCCTTGCGCCCCTTGCCGAGCACCCGGACGACGAACCGGTCGCGGTCCACGTCGTCGACGTCGAGCCCCACCAGCTCGCCGACCCGGATGCCGGTGGCGTAGAGCAGCTCCAGCATGGCCACGTCGCGCAGCCCGACCGGGCTGCCGTCGTCGGCCCGCTCCGCCGCGGTCCGGATCAGCTCCTCGGCCTCGTCGACGCGCAGCACGGCGGGGAGGGTGCGGTGCGCCTTGGGAGAGCCGAGGCTGGTCCCCGGGTCCGCCGGCGCGCGGCCGGTGCGGGCCAGCCAGGCGGTGAAGACCCGGGCCGCGGTGGCCCGCCGGGCCAGGGTGGTCCGGGACCGGCCGAGGGTCTGCTGCTTGGCCAGCCAGCTGCGCAGGGTGCGCAGGTCCAGCTCGGCGGCGTCGGTGCAGCCGAGCCGGGCGGCGTGCTCGAGCAGCCCGGCGACGTCGGTGACGTAGGCCCGCACGCTGTGCGGGCTGAGGTCGCGCTCGGCCGCCAGGTGGCGCTCGTAGGCTCCCAGCACCCGGGCCATCGGCTCGGGCAGCGCGTCGGGCTGCACGACGGGGTCCTCCCCCGTCACGTCGGCCCCTCCAGCCTCCTGCGTCACGAAGGGAGTCTAGGCCGCCGGGGCCACGGCTCAGGTGAGCGCGTGCGCGGCGAGCCGCCAGCCCGGGCCGGCCTGCTCGACCAGGCCCTGGCGCAGCAGTGCGTGCAGCACGGTGCTCGCCTCCACGATCCCCACGCCCGCCGCCCGGGCGATGGAGTCCACGCCGGCCGCCTGTCGCACCGGCACCGCGTCGAGCACCTGCTGCTGGCGCACGCTGATCCGGTCGCGCGGCCGGGCCCGGCCCCGCGGCGGCTCGACGAGGTGCTCGCCGGAGACGCCCAGCAGCTCGAGCACGTCGGCGGCGCCGGTGACGAGGGTGGCCGCGCCGACCCGGATCAGCTCGTGCACGCCCTCGGACGGGGCGCTGGTCACCGGCCCCGGCACGCCCATGAGCACCCGGTTCAGCCGGGTGGCCCAGTTGGCGGTGTTCAGCGCGCCGCTGCGGGCCGCGGCCTCGACCACGACGGTGCCGGCGGTGAGCGCCGCGATCAGGCGGTTACGGGAGAGGAAGCGCAGCCGGGTCGGCGAACCCCCGGGCGGGGTCTCCGAGACCACCGCGTGCTCCTGGGCCAGGTGCTCGACCAGGTCCCGGTGTCCCTGGGGGTAGACCCGGTCCGCGCCGCAGGCGAGG is a window encoding:
- the frr gene encoding ribosome recycling factor, producing the protein MNDILNEADSKMDKSVEATREEFAAIRAGRAHPGMFSKIVVDYYGSMTPLQQLASFTAPEARVILISPFDQGAMKNIERAIRDSDLGVNPADDGRVIRCVFPELTEERRKEYIKVARSKAEDGRVAVRNLRRSAKQGLEKLEKDGEVGKDDVTGAEKRLDSITKKHTDAIDEMLKNKEAELLEV
- the pyrH gene encoding UMP kinase — encoded protein: MTGYKRVLLKLSGEVFGGGQVGLDLDVINAIAAEIAEVARSGVQVAIVVGGGNFFRGAELQQRGMERARADYMGMLGTVMNCLALQDFIEKHGVETRVQTAITMGQVAEPYIPRRAIRHLEKGRVVIFGAGAGMPFFSTDTVAAQRALETRCEVILMGKQGVDGVYDSDPHQNPAAVMFDALTYDEFLARGLKVADATSVSLARDNDLDMVFFNLSTAGTIGRAVTGEKIGTTVSRD
- the tsf gene encoding translation elongation factor Ts — translated: MANFSAADVKKLRELTGAGMMDCKKALDESDGDFEKAVELLRVKGAAKAAKRGAEREASAGLVAHAPGVLVELKCETDFVAKGEDFVATAQKIADAASEAAPADVEALKAVPLGTQTVGEVVEGLAISIGEKIELGQYVHFAGPVVAYMHKRAADLPPAVGVLVEYDGDADAARAAAMQIAAMRPQYLSRDEVPADIVAKEREIAEATSREEGKPEQAIAKITEGRLNGFFKDVVLLEQPSVTENKKTVKAVLDASGTTLKRFARFEVGA
- the rpsB gene encoding 30S ribosomal protein S2; the encoded protein is MAVVTMRQLLESGVHFGHQTRRWNPKMKRFIMTERNGIYIIDLQQSLAYIDRSYAFIKETVAKGGAIMFVGTKKQAQEAIAEQATRVGMPYVNQRWLGGMLTNFQTVHQRINRLKELDEVDFDDVASSSRTKKELLQMRRERDKLNKSLGGIREMTRTPAAVWIVDTNKEHLAVEEARKLRIPIIGILDSNCDPDVVDFPIPGNDDAIRSVGLLTRVVADAVAEGLIARSGGKAGGETAEVAAAEPLAEWERELLGGEADKAAVEATGGDAAAQATPAAEATGASSEAAESTEAAAAATDESAAPAEAAATETAATEEAPAESAAATSDEAKA
- a CDS encoding M23 family metallopeptidase, with product MPALIPDRRSPVRPARTVGPLPRALLALVLLVPALLVLVPTPGLAAPVDPADPADPVGQWPLRPRPQVVAGFDPPGSPWGAGHRGVDLLGRPGQSVHSALAGVVTFAGVIAGRGVVVVDHGETRTTYEPVRAAVTVGTPLAAGDRLGILEGAGSHCLPRTCLHWGWLRGPAYLDPLRLVGAGPVRLLPLWRAAPSGFVAVPGPLAPASPYAGWLPLGRLFR
- a CDS encoding tyrosine recombinase XerC, translating into MARVLGAYERHLAAERDLSPHSVRAYVTDVAGLLEHAARLGCTDAAELDLRTLRSWLAKQQTLGRSRTTLARRATAARVFTAWLARTGRAPADPGTSLGSPKAHRTLPAVLRVDEAEELIRTAAERADDGSPVGLRDVAMLELLYATGIRVGELVGLDVDDVDRDRFVVRVLGKGRKERSVPFGRPAARALDFWLRHGRPHLLVDGSGPALFLGARGRRIDPRAVRTLVHRRIADVPGAPDIGPHGLRHSAATHLLEGGADLRSVQELLGHASLATTQLYTHVTTDRLRRAYQQAHPRA
- the dprA gene encoding DNA-processing protein DprA, producing MSAPEAERLARAALSRLIEPGTLKHLCLVDQLGAQALYEGLLAESEMDDLRNDVSARLAGIDPARELEQAAARGVRFVVPGDDEWPAVLQDLAGADPVQERGGVPVGLWVQGPMRLDELAGSVAVVGSRSATTYGTATARDLAGRVGHAGRVVVSGAAFGIDQAAHRGAIAAGGRSLAVLACGADRVYPQGHRDLVEHLAQEHAVVSETPPGGSPTRLRFLSRNRLIAALTAGTVVVEAAARSGALNTANWATRLNRVLMGVPGPVTSAPSEGVHELIRVGAATLVTGAADVLELLGVSGEHLVEPPRGRARPRDRISVRQQQVLDAVPVRQAAGVDSIARAAGVGIVEASTVLHALLRQGLVEQAGPGWRLAAHALT